A DNA window from Pyrus communis chromosome 3, drPyrComm1.1, whole genome shotgun sequence contains the following coding sequences:
- the LOC137730319 gene encoding pyruvate kinase isozyme A, chloroplastic-like has product MAVAGHSIQTSFGIKAKNPSANLEKNVFAVPVLHHGLSCNGKKLKGKVGNRVQAAQVDLEAAESLKILKSLDLDAVSERELRKKGFLGLRKTKLVCTIGPACSSLEDLEKLVLGGMNVARLNMCHNTREWHRDIIRKIKRLNEEKGFSVSVMIDTEGTQIHVVDHGDPSSLKVQEDSVWLFTNEKFEGSLPFTVQANYEGFSDGIKVGDELVIDGGMACFEVIEKLGSDLRCKCTDPGLFLPRAKFSFWRDGKLVERNYELPTLSTKDWSDIEFGISEGIDFIAMSFVNDAESVKHLKNYLFTKSAKSIRVLAKIESLESLQNLEEIVEASDGIMIARVDLGVEIPLEQIPTVQEEITNLCRQLNKPVIVASQFLESMIEYPTPTRAEVADVSEAVRQYADALMLAGESAIGLFGEKALSVLQTTSSRMETWSHMENRQGSLLQRQLGVSLPDRIAEQICNSAVEMANNLAVDAIFVYTKHGHMASLLSRNRPNPPVFAFTNDESTRMALNLQWGVIPLLVNLSDDMESNISSTIHLIKSKGLVKEGDSVLVVSDVAPSRATPMAFQSIQVIVISHAGQLRNRHVPFLASQIAHLAAKCGEAFTKVAGMSVSSKKLDKDPNPSKNRWIVEILLFLAESLLSFSFF; this is encoded by the exons ATGGCGGTCGCGGGCCATTCAATCCAGACGTCTTTTGGTATCAAAGCTAAGAACCCAAGTGCCAATTTAGAGAAAAATGTTTTTGCGGTGCCAGTTTTGCATCATGGGTTGTCTTGTAATGGGAAGAAATTGAAAGGGAAAGTTGGTAACAGAGTGCAGGCGGCACAGGTGGATTTAGAGGCGGCagagagtttgaaaattttgaagagtTTGGATCTTGATGCGGTGTCGGAGAGGGAGTTGAGGAAGAAGGGGTTTTTGGGGTTGAGGAAGACCAAGCTTGTGTGCACAATTGGGCCGGCTTGTTCttctttggaggatttggagAAGTTGGTTTTGGGAGGGATGAATGTGGCAAGGCTCAATATGTGTCACAACACGCGGGAGTGGCACCGCGACATCATTCGGAAGATCAAGAGATTGAATGAGGAAAAGGGGTTTTCTGTTTCAGTTATGATCGATACTGAAGGCACTCAGATTCATGTTGTTGATCATGGTGATCCATCCTCTCTTAAAGTTCAG GAGGATTCAGTCTGGCtatttacaaatgaaaaatttgAGGGTTCTCTTCCGTTCACAGTACAAGCAAATTATGAAGGTTTTTCTGATG GTATCAAAGTGGGTGATGAACTTGTTATTGATGGTGGAATGGCATGCTTTGAAGTCATAGAAAAATTAGGAAGCGACCTGCGTTGTAAGTGCACAGACCCCGGTCTATTCCTGCCTCGTGCCAAATTCAGCTTctggagagatgggaagcttgTGGAGAGGAACTATGAGCTCCCAACTCTGTCTACTAAG GATTGGTCCGACATTGAATTCGGAATCTCTGAAGGCATTGATTTTATTGCCATGTCATTTGTAAACGATGCGGAATCTGTGAAGCATTTGAAGAATtatctcttcaccaaatcagccAA ATCCATTAGAGTTTTGGCCAAGATTGAGAGCTTGGAATCCCTTCAGAATTTGGAAGAAATCGTAGAGGCTTCGGATGGAATCATGATTGCGCGAGTTGACCTTGGAGTTGAGATCCCACTTGAACAGATTCCAACAGTCCAAGAAGAAATAACCAATCTCTGCCGGCAGCTAAACAAGCCAGTAATTGTAGCTTCTCAGTTTCTTGAGTCAATGATCGAGTATCCAACTCCAACTCGTGCTGAG GTTGCAGATGTTTCTGAAGCTGTTCGACAATATGCAGACGCGTTGATGTTAGCTGGGGAATCAGCAATTGGATTATTTGGAGAGAAGGCTCTTTCTGTCCTTCAAACGACCAGCAGTAGAATGGAAACATGGAGTCATATGGAAAACCGGCAAGGTTCTCTCCTTCAGCGCCAACTAGGAGTCTCGTTGCCTGACCGCATTGCTGAGCAGATATGCAATTCTGCTGTTGAAATGG CTAACAACCTTGCTGTGGATGCAATCTTTGTGTACACCAAGCACGGGCACATGGCATCGCTCTTGTCACGAAACAGACCAAACCCTCCCGTATTTGCTTTCACAAACGATGAAAGCACCCGTATGGCTCTGAATTTGCAGTGGGGAGTGATCCCTCTTCTTGTCAATCTATCGGATGATATGGAGTCTAACATCTCAAGCACCATCCATCTCATAAAATCAAAGGGATTGGTGAAAGAAGGAGATTCGGTCTTGGTGGTCTCGGATGTCGCTCCTTCCCGCGCTACTCCAATGGCATTCCAATCAATCCAG GTCATCGTCATCAGCCACGCTGGCCAGCTTAGAAATAGGCATGTCCCATTTCTTGCCTCTCAAATCGCTCACCTTGCTGCTAAGTGTGGTGaggccttcacaaaggttgctggCATGTCTGTGTCCAGTAAGAAGCTTGACAAGGACCCTAACCCCTCGAAGAACCgctggatcgttgaaattttattgtttttggcCGAAAGTTTATTgtcgttttcttttttttga